One Chitinivibrionales bacterium genomic window, GGGAAAAAAAGACGTGGAGAAAATTCTGAACGAAGAGTTGAAGCATGTGAGCATCATAATGGGGGAAATGGAGAAATTGAAAAAATAGCGAAGTTTATTGCGGGGGAGGTTTCCCCCTCGCTCCGGTCCGGCCGCGCTTCTCCCTATTTCACCGAATCGTATCCGTAAGTTTGCGCCGCCGGTCCTCCGCTATCCCCTCCTGGGTGCAGCCAGGCACCGATAGCTGCAAGCCCGAACCTTCTGCTGGGCGCACCCTTGTGGCGGCGGTTGTCTGGGACAAGGATGTTTTTTCTGATTTAGCTTACTGCTGACCGCTAGATTTCGGGGCGCACCCGCGAGCGGCAGTCGAGAGGAAATCCTCATGATGAGGACAAATCAAAAAATTAAAGCATACTCCTGAGATATTTTTTCCTATATCTGAAATATCAGCAAATAATACAAAAAATATTTTTCTTAAAATATTATGCCTGATCCGTCATCCTCAAGAAAAACAATTCTCGACCATCTCACCCGCTACGGCGTGCTTGACAAAGACGCAATGGCGCAAAATCGGAAACAGCAGAGAAAATCCGGCATACAAAAGAGCGGAAAAAGAAAATTCAGGATGACGCTCGATCTGCATGGAATGACATCGCCTAAGGCCATGGCGGCATTGCGTGAAGCGGTAAACGAATGTTCCGAGAAAGGGATAGCTGAACTGCTGGTGATTCACGGCTACGGGCTTCATTCGGCGCCGGCGGAGGGTGGAGTACTTAAAACAGCGGTGAAGCAGTATATTGAAGCAATCAATGGTTTACGTGTACGGAGTTTTACCACTGCCGCGCCCAAAAATGGCGGGGAAGGGGCGACACTGGTGAGATTCTAAAAGCCTACATAATCCGCCGTCTCGGGAGAGAAGCGGCTTTACGGAAGGAACTTTGCAATTCCGATTATTCGCCGTTACTGGCCTGTCCCGACGCTCGATACGCTGTCGGTGGAGGTGTAATTCCATGTGACCGCGTACGTGCTGCCGTCAAAGCTCGATCCAAATTCACACCTGTACTTGGTATTGTTTTTGAGGAAGGTGAAACTTGCCGCTTGCGGCGTGATGGTCCAAGTTTTTGTGCCTTGGGGAACATAGGTGCCGAGATTGACTTCGTAGGTGCCGTTGGGAATGTCCGTGGGCAACGGCTTGGACTCTCCGGCATTGATCGTAAATATTTGGGCTCGAAAGTTGAAGTCAATGGCTTCCGAGGCATTGTTATCGACGGTAATTGAATTGTTATTTACGCACCCAATGCAACAGAGTGCCGCCGTTGTCGCCGCTATTTTTTTCCACATAGGCCTTCTCCCTGATTAAACATTCTACTTTTAACAATAAAAAGTTAAAATCAGCCAAGTCATTGTTTGAGACAATTACATTATACAATCATGTCAACCGGAATGTAAAGTGAATTTTATAACTTCCGTTGTTCCCGTATGTTGCCGATTGCCGCAATCCGGTTGCTCAAGCGGTCAGGGGTGACGATAAGCAAAATCGTCAATCGGCCATTCTGTAAAACAATCTTTTATTTACCGCTTCGGTACGAACCTTTTTTTCTTTTACCAGGCGTGAAAGGATCGAAGAGACCTCGTTGACAAGCCCGCCGCTTGTTGAGGTAAGATCCTCGACCGTCGAGGGACGGCGGCGCAGGGTGGCAAGGATCGCGGACTCGAGCTCACCTCCGGCCAAAAGCCGCGCAGGCGCGGCATACTGGCGCGAGAGTATCTCCACCGGAAGTGGTTTGAGGAATTCCGCTATTTCGAGAAGCCGTTCCGCGGAAGCCGGTGTGATCGAAGCGACGGCGCCGGGCCGGTCGAGCGTGTTGAGCTGGACGCGGCCCGGGCCGATTTCGGCAAATGCGTTTTTCAGCAGACGCAGCTCTTCCGCTGAATCGTTGGCGCCCGGCACGATAAACACCTCGAGCCACAACGCGCCCTTGTATTCCTCCGCGAAACGGACGAGCCCTTCGATAATTCTCTTATTGTCAAGACCCTTGTGCGGCCGGTTCACCTTTTTAAAGGCGGTGCTGGATACCGCGTCGAGTGACGGCAGGACATAATCGAACAGGGCGGCGCTTTCCCGCACCTCCGGCAGGGTGAAGAGGGTGCCGTTGGTGAGGAGCGCCGTCGCATAGCGTGGGAAATTCTTCTTTAAAAACCCTACGATCGTCCCAAGCCCCGTGTTCAGCGTCGGCTCGCCCGAGCCGGTCACGGTCACCACGTCAAGAACCGGCGATGGTGCGAGAAAACCGGAAAGCTCGGCAATAACCTCCGCGGCGGGTACCCATTCGCGGCGTTCGGCAGACAGGGTGGTGGTGCTTCCACATTCGCAATAAACGCAATTGAGGTTACATACCTTGAGAGGCATTATGTCAACGCCAAGCGAAACACCGAGCCGGCGCGAAGCAACAGGTCCAAACAGGTGCTTATAGTCCATGGCGAGCATGGTAAAGATGATGAAAGCCGGGCTTTAAAAGAAAGCCCGGCTTTGCAAAAAAGTGAAAAAGGCGCTTGTCGCAGCCCTTATTTTTTCTGGTCCGTGCTTGCGCTCGCCTCGATGTTTCCGGTAGTCTTCACCTCCCCGGCGTCCGGGTGGTTGGTCTTTATGACGAACTCGCCCGTTTTACTGTCCTTTTCCTCGAAGCGCGTCGATACGGCGAGACGGTAAGCCCATATCCCGCCGGCACCGGCCGAGTCCGGTCTTGTCAATTTGAACTCGCAGTGCAGGGGCAGGGTGTTCTGCCACGGCGTCTGGCCGGACGAACCCGAGCCAGGGGTGAAAAACACCTCCAAGACCTTCAGGTCGGGCTTGTCGGTGGAGAGCGTCAGATCGGTCTCATAAAGACCGTTGCTCCCACGCCGCATCTGGGGGTAGCCCGGGGAAACGGCGACCGGAACTTTTACAAAGCCCTTCATGCAAAGCTGCAGACTCGGTTTATTTTTGGCGTTCGAGTTCACGGTGAGGCATTTGGTGAAAGCGCCGTCGTGTACCCGATCCAGCGCAACTTCTTCGGTAACGGTGCCTTCCCGACCGGGAAGGATGGTCGTGTCGAAACCGACCACGGTGCACCCTCAGCCAGGCCTCGCTTCGCGTATAACAAGCACGCTGTCGCCCGTGTTCTTGATTTTGAACATATGCTTCGCCGATGAAACGGTTCCCTTTTTGATGGTGCCTGCGTCGAACTCGTCGGCGTCGGCCGAGATCAGGGGACCGGTCTTGGTGGCTGCGGGGACCAGGAACATGCTGCCAAGTAAAAGAAGTGTTGAGACTGTTTTCTTCATGATTCACGACTCCTGTAATTCGTGCCTAATAAATATAATATATACAATTACCCGTGATACATGGATGAGAATCATTTAAGGAGGTCCAGATACATTCCCATTGTTTATTTCACGCCCGATTACGTATTCGATTTTCTTCTTTGGAATATTGTAAATCTCCATGACGGGGCAGGGGGAGATCTTTTTCTCACTCTGATATTTTCGTCAAGGCGGGAAAGCGAATCGGCTTTCCCTTCGTCATCGGCATCCAGGATGATGCCGCTAAGGCTGCGCAGTTTTTCCTTTGCCACGTCCCGGGGACTGCCGTAATACAGGTCGAACCCGAGGCCGGCCGAGATTTTTTCTTTCTTAAGCGCGCCATGCACGCTGTCAATGACCTGCTTGATTTTAGCGTATTCGCCTGTGCGTTTCGCGTACACGATGGTCATGGCCTTCACGGTTTTCTCGCGGACGGCAACCTTTGAAAACGCGTCGAAGCAGGACAGCATGCCGCCCCCAGGGCGAGAACGAGCGCCAGGATAACGAGAAACGGTTTCACGCGGCCTCCGGATTACCCGCCGAATTTTCCCCTTCCGTAAAGATACAAATTATTGCCTCTTGAGTCGATCGCGACAATGACCGGCAGATTTTCGACTTCGAGACGGTACACCGCCTCGGGTCCCAGATCAGCGTAGCACACCACCGTAGATTTCCTGATGCGTTTCCCGATAAGCGCGCCAAGGCCCCCGCCCGCCGCAAAATAAACGGCGCAATGTTTTTTCATGGCGTCAACAACGGCCTGCCCCCTGTTTCCCTTTCCGATCATTGCCGCAAGGCCTGATTTCGCAAGAAGCAGGGGCGTATAGGCGTCCATGCGGGAACTCGTGGTGGGGCCGGCGCTCATGCCGCCGGTTTTGGGGTTCCGCGGCGTCGGGCCGGTGTAGTAAAGTATTTGCCCGCGAAGGTCAACAGGCAGGGGTTTTTTTTTCAGGATGAGCTCGTGCAGCCGCCGGTGCGCCGCGTCGCGCGCCGTGTAGATGACGCCCGAAATCAATACTTCATCTCCCACCTTGAGCGAGGAAATGTCGCGCGAAGAAAGGGGAGGGACGATAAGGTGCTTCGCCGCTGTCATAGCGTCACCGTGGCATGCCGCGCCGCGTGGCACGAAAGCGAGATTGCGACCGGCAGCGTCGCGATGTGGCAGGGGAACGTTTCGATGTGCGCGTCGAGCGCGGTCACGGTCCCGCCGAGTCCGCCGGGCCCCACGCCGGATGAGTTTACTTTGTCAAGGATTTTCCTCTCCAGCGCCGCGAACCGCTTGTCGCGGTTCCTGCTGCCGAGCTTTCTCAGAAGGGCTTTTTTTGACAGGAGGACCGCGGTTTCGGCGGTGCCGCCGATGCCGATGCCGACGATGACGGGCGGGCACGGGTTTCCGCCGGCCTTTTTCACGGTTTGGACCGCGGCATCAACGATGCCCGCCTCGCCGTCGGACGGCATGAGCATGAACAAACAGGTCATGTTTTCCGACCCGCCGCCCTTGGGCGCCAGCGTGATTGAAAGCGAACCGTCTTTCGTTTGCGTAAGATGGATGATGGCAGGCGTGTTGGTAAAAGTGTTTTTTCTTTGATACAACGGATCGTTCACCATGGACGGCCGCAGATATCCTTTTTTATACCCGAGCTTTGTTCCTTCATTTATCGCATCGGTCAAGGTTCCGCCGGAAATTCGCACGTTGCCGCCCATTTCAACGAAAAACACGGCGATGCCTGTGTCCTGACAAATCGGAATACATTCCCTGCGGGCGATGCGGGCGTTTTCGGCAACGGCGGCCAGCAGGGAGCGTCCGAGCCGCGATTTTTCCTTTTTCCGCGCGCTCCGGATTGCCGACCGCACGTCTCGGGGCAGGACAAACGCCGCGTCAAGGCACAGCCGCTGAACGCTTTCAACGATCCGTTCGTAGGGAATGGATCTCATAGCTTCTGAATTTTTTTCGACAATTTTTTCAAGTTGCTGCGGTAGGCATTAAAATCCTTTATCGGCATGGTTGCCGCGCCGCTGTCCATGGCCGCCTTTGCGACCGCCATGCTTTCATCGACAAGAACGCGCGGATCAAGAGGCTTCGGAATAATGTAGTCGGGGCCAAACGTCAGGGAGCGCACTTTGTAAGCGGCCAGCACCTCCTTCGGAACGCCGCGTTTTTTGGCGAGGCCGGCAAGCGCATGGGTGGCCGCCACCTTCATGGGTTCGTTGATCTCCCGCGCGCGCACGTCAAGCGCCCCCCGGAAAATGAACGGGAACCCAAGCACGTTGTTCACCTGGTTGGGGAAATCCGACCTGCCGGTGGCCATGATGCAATCGGGCCGGGCCGCGCGCGCCTCGTGAAACCCGATTTCCGGGTCAGGGTTGGCCATAGCGAAAATAATCGGCTTGGCGGCCATGGTTTTCACCATGGCGGGCGACACGAGCCCGCCATGGGACAGCCCCACGAACACGTCGGCGCCGGCCATGGCGTCGCCGAGGGTGCGCGCGCCGGTTTCACAAGCAAACCGCTCCTTGTATTTGTTCATGCCCTCGGTGCGGCCCTTGTAAATCACGCCGGCGCGGTCGGTCATGATGATGTTTTCTATTTTAGCGCCGAGACGAATATAATGAAGGGCGCAGGAAATTGCGGCTGCGCCGGCGCCGGAAAAAACGATGCGCAGGTCCGACATTTTTTTGCCCTGCAGTTCCGCGGCGTTGAGCAGCGCCGCGCCCGAGATGATGGCGGTGCCGTGCTGGTCGTCGTGGAACACCGGGATCTTCATCTCCCGCTTGAGCGTTTCCTCTATGTAAAAGCACTCAGGCGCCTTGATGTCCTCGAGGTTGATGCCGCCGAACGTGGGCTCCATGGCCTTCACGGTGCGCGCGAACTCGGCCGGGTCTTTTGTGTCAAGCTCTATGTCGAACACGTCGATGTCCGCGAAGCGCTTGAAAAGAATGCCCTTTCCCTCCATGACCGGCTTCCCGGCAAGCGG contains:
- a CDS encoding malic enzyme-like NAD(P)-binding protein produces the protein MITKQESLDYHSKGRKGKIEVIPSKPCKTQKDLSLAYTPGVADPCREIATNPNDAYRYTSRGNLVAVITDGTAVLGLGNIGPLAGKPVMEGKGILFKRFADIDVFDIELDTKDPAEFARTVKAMEPTFGGINLEDIKAPECFYIEETLKREMKIPVFHDDQHGTAIISGAALLNAAELQGKKMSDLRIVFSGAGAAAISCALHYIRLGAKIENIIMTDRAGVIYKGRTEGMNKYKERFACETGARTLGDAMAGADVFVGLSHGGLVSPAMVKTMAAKPIIFAMANPDPEIGFHEARAARPDCIMATGRSDFPNQVNNVLGFPFIFRGALDVRAREINEPMKVAATHALAGLAKKRGVPKEVLAAYKVRSLTFGPDYIIPKPLDPRVLVDESMAVAKAAMDSGAATMPIKDFNAYRSNLKKLSKKIQKL
- a CDS encoding FumA C-terminus/TtdB family hydratase beta subunit, encoding MTAAKHLIVPPLSSRDISSLKVGDEVLISGVIYTARDAAHRRLHELILKKKPLPVDLRGQILYYTGPTPRNPKTGGMSAGPTTSSRMDAYTPLLLAKSGLAAMIGKGNRGQAVVDAMKKHCAVYFAAGGGLGALIGKRIRKSTVVCYADLGPEAVYRLEVENLPVIVAIDSRGNNLYLYGRGKFGG
- a CDS encoding fumarate hydratase gives rise to the protein MRSIPYERIVESVQRLCLDAAFVLPRDVRSAIRSARKKEKSRLGRSLLAAVAENARIARRECIPICQDTGIAVFFVEMGGNVRISGGTLTDAINEGTKLGYKKGYLRPSMVNDPLYQRKNTFTNTPAIIHLTQTKDGSLSITLAPKGGGSENMTCLFMLMPSDGEAGIVDAAVQTVKKAGGNPCPPVIVGIGIGGTAETAVLLSKKALLRKLGSRNRDKRFAALERKILDKVNSSGVGPGGLGGTVTALDAHIETFPCHIATLPVAISLSCHAARHATVTL
- a CDS encoding radical SAM protein, with the protein product MDYKHLFGPVASRRLGVSLGVDIMPLKVCNLNCVYCECGSTTTLSAERREWVPAAEVIAELSGFLAPSPVLDVVTVTGSGEPTLNTGLGTIVGFLKKNFPRYATALLTNGTLFTLPEVRESAALFDYVLPSLDAVSSTAFKKVNRPHKGLDNKRIIEGLVRFAEEYKGALWLEVFIVPGANDSAEELRLLKNAFAEIGPGRVQLNTLDRPGAVASITPASAERLLEIAEFLKPLPVEILSRQYAAPARLLAGGELESAILATLRRRPSTVEDLTSTSGGLVNEVSSILSRLVKEKKVRTEAVNKRLFYRMAD
- a CDS encoding Smr/MutS family protein, which gives rise to MPDPSSSRKTILDHLTRYGVLDKDAMAQNRKQQRKSGIQKSGKRKFRMTLDLHGMTSPKAMAALREAVNECSEKGIAELLVIHGYGLHSAPAEGGVLKTAVKQYIEAINGLRVRSFTTAAPKNGGEGATLVRF